Proteins encoded by one window of Chthonomonadales bacterium:
- a CDS encoding Gfo/Idh/MocA family oxidoreductase, with protein MNNEEDLTTTRRGFLKAAGAVAVAGTIGAPALAPRSARAFTAGDPIKVGLIGCGGRGTGAASQALHADPNVTIVAMGDVLMPQIDNSIAALRADGDATVAPRVQVPEERRFVGLDCYRAVIDSGVDVVLLASPPGFRPREIRAAVAAGKHVFAEKPMGTDAPNVRAAMEAGRAAKQKGTSFVAGFCWRYEPARRAFYARIHDGAIGPVRHVHATYLTGPVKPMPPASERPSGMSDVEWQIRNWYNFVWLSGDGLVEQACHSVDKILWAMKDVPPARCVATGGRVHPNNEGNIYDHIHVFYEWPDGTRATMAQRQIPCPYNDNSDYIAGARGMGTIHGNPKITGETTWAYAGPRKDMYQVEHDELFASIRNGRPINDAERMGVSTLAGIMGRTAAYTGEEITWEQMLQTQESLFPDPLDWGQSLPIPPIAVPGRR; from the coding sequence GCCGCGGATTCCTCAAGGCCGCGGGCGCGGTCGCCGTCGCCGGCACCATCGGGGCTCCCGCGCTGGCGCCGCGCTCCGCGCGGGCCTTCACCGCCGGCGACCCGATCAAGGTCGGCCTGATCGGCTGCGGCGGACGCGGAACCGGCGCGGCCTCGCAGGCGCTGCACGCCGACCCGAACGTGACGATCGTGGCGATGGGCGACGTGCTCATGCCCCAGATCGACAACAGCATCGCCGCCCTGCGCGCCGACGGCGACGCGACTGTGGCGCCCCGCGTGCAGGTTCCCGAGGAACGCCGGTTCGTCGGGCTCGACTGCTACAGGGCGGTCATCGATAGCGGTGTGGACGTCGTGCTGCTGGCCTCGCCGCCGGGCTTCCGGCCGCGTGAGATCCGCGCCGCCGTGGCCGCCGGCAAGCACGTCTTCGCCGAGAAGCCGATGGGCACCGACGCGCCGAACGTGCGCGCGGCCATGGAGGCCGGACGCGCCGCGAAGCAGAAGGGCACCTCGTTCGTCGCCGGCTTCTGCTGGCGCTACGAGCCCGCACGGCGCGCTTTCTACGCGCGCATCCACGATGGCGCCATCGGCCCCGTGCGCCACGTCCACGCGACCTACCTCACCGGGCCCGTCAAACCGATGCCGCCGGCCTCCGAGCGGCCGTCCGGGATGAGCGACGTCGAGTGGCAGATCCGTAACTGGTATAACTTTGTCTGGCTCTCCGGCGACGGACTCGTCGAGCAGGCATGCCACAGCGTCGACAAGATCCTCTGGGCGATGAAGGACGTGCCGCCCGCCAGGTGCGTCGCCACCGGCGGGCGCGTCCATCCCAACAACGAGGGCAACATCTACGACCACATCCACGTGTTCTACGAGTGGCCGGACGGCACTCGCGCCACGATGGCCCAACGACAGATCCCCTGTCCGTACAACGACAACTCCGACTACATCGCTGGCGCCAGGGGCATGGGCACCATCCACGGCAACCCGAAGATCACCGGCGAAACGACTTGGGCCTACGCAGGGCCGCGCAAGGACATGTACCAGGTGGAGCACGATGAGCTGTTCGCCTCGATCCGAAACGGCAGGCCGATCAACGATGCCGAGCGCATGGGCGTGAGCACGCTGGCGGGCATCATGGGCCGCACGGCCGCCTACACCGGCGAGGAGATCACCTGGGAGCAGATGCTCCAGACGCAGGAGAGCCTGTTCCCCGACCCACTCGACTGGGGCCAGTCGCTCCCAATCCCGCCCATCGCCGTCCCGGGGCGGCGCTGA